In the genome of Sebastes fasciatus isolate fSebFas1 chromosome 23, fSebFas1.pri, whole genome shotgun sequence, the window gtagatatttTAAACTATAGTtacgactagtcataattcaTTTGCGGATATCCATAATTCACATTGGCAAACGTAGTTTGTATCGTACTAGTCAAaacgtaattacagatatctaaaattagagttttgcttagtcaaaatagaattagagatatcttgaattagagtttttACTATAGGCAGTATATATCTCTAACGAATAtcctgtctagctattaaatgttaaaacgacTTGCCATAGTGTTTGGCATCTGATCTGACCTTGACCAACAAGTGTCTCACACAACATACAGTAATAGCTTATGCATGTCAACACGTGTTCAGAGGAAAATAAAGCTGTTGATGAGCCCAACTGATGTAAAATAGTCTCCCTTGTTTATAGCTGGGCCTGAGGGGCCGGGACACGAAGCACTGTCTAACAGCCTGTCAGCCTAATCGTCATTAATAAGAGGGGCCATGTCACAAATCCCACTCACTGTAGAAGAATTTACAGTTTGAACCAGGTTGTATTTGATTTGTGAAACTGGAAtcaaaaacaacagcagaaTTATGCAATTATTTCTGTGCCacagggcaaaaaacatgccTGCTGAGATACAGGGTGAATATTCTTTAAAAGGTCCcacattgtaaaaaagtgagactgtcatgtctgttatagtataaagcaggtttaagtgctatataaatactgtgaaagtattgaaacgttcaatatacagataaatacacacagcccgtattcagaaattgtgcgtctgaaacaagccgtcaggatttctgtccatttgggATGTCACGaacatacaatatttaaatcattacacggttttaaacgtaaacattctaaatgtatcccagtttattcctggttgcagtgtatgtgaatgacataagctgacaggaagtacacatggacccaaactgttgcctagcaacgcaattccgttgcaattccgttacTATGAGCTAaatcagagcgtttcagacagaggggtagatacaggtatattcaagcagactgATGCTTTGGCGCTGTTCCTCGGCAACATCCTGGCCGTGGTGGCCGTCTGCGCATTACTATGAAATTGTAAATATTTGAAACTAGAGTtacgactagtcataattcagttgCGGATATCCGTAATTCACATTGCGGATATCTACAActgaattgtagatatctgtaatgagaaaccccCTACAGATGAATGGCAAAGGTAGTTTGTATCGTACTAGTCAAAATTTAATTACGAATGTCTAAAATTAGAGTTTTGCTTCGTCAAAATAGAATTAgagatatcttgaattagagtttttACTAGGCAGTATAaatatctctaatgaatatactgtctagctattaaatgttaaaacgacTTGCCATAGTGTTTGGCATCTGATCTGACCTTGACCAACAGGTGTCTAAGAGGGCGATGTCACAAATCCCACTCACTGTACTGTAGAAGAATTACATTATTTGAACCAGGTTGTATTTGATTTGTGAAACTGGAAtcaaaaacaacagcagaaTTATGCAATTATTTCTTTGCCACAGGGCAAAAATGCCTGCtgagatacagagtgaatgttCTTTAAGAGAAATCCAGAAGGAAACAGGTTAGAATAAAGCAGCTCTGCTATTGGCTGAGCGCACCAGGAAGTCCAGTCATCTGACTGTGACGCAGAAGCGCTTCCAGAAAGTCAACAAGGAAGTGCTCAACATGGCTCCCAAAATTGAACTCACAAACGCCGCATTGGCGACCGTCTGGCTGCTCTTTCTGTCTCTAATCCCCCCGGTAGAGGCGTACGACGCGGGCGACGCTTTGGCGCTGCTGCTCTGCACCATCCTGGCCGTGGTGGGAGTCTGCGCCTTCCTCGGATGGTACGCACGGAGGAGGAACGGACAGCTGTGAGAGAGAGGCACGCTCCTGTCCTGCCCTGTCTTCTTATCATCCACCGCATTAATACCTCTCCTGTCTGATCTTAACGGGACCTTCTGGCACGAGGATTGTGTCTGATAAGCACTGATAAGAAACGTGCCTTATTGGAGTTAATGCGTCATGCGTAACGGGGGAACCACGTGGACACATCCAGGAAGTCCACAGGagctgttgtttgtttgttgcacTGCTGAGATTgaagaccaaaaaaaacactgttgccTTCTATATGAAAAAAAGGCTGCTGCAGTTACTGTAGTTTATCCAGAGGATGCTTGCATTTGCATATTGCGCATTATTATTTCTCCACGCTTGGATCGACCACTGGACTGACTTCCTGTTCATGTCTGCAATGTGCAACCACAATGTTGTTACAGCACAATAATCACAAGTGTGTGGTGTTGCATGAAAAGAGAAGAGCTGTTGTTGTGATTTCTGCCTGTTAGAATATGTGACAGGAGCTCTGAGAATAATAAATTGATTCATCTCATGCTCTTCACAACTTCCTGGTTTGATATTTGAGTGATCTGCTGTTATAATCACATGTCCTCTCTCctttcattttgaaagtgtGGAATTATCTATTTGGTGAAGGTTTTGATAGCAGATTACACtgcaaatgtgtaaaaatgcaaGCCATCTTCAGTGGCTTAGGGCAGTCACACTGAGTAATTACAGTAGATCCTAATATAACTGTCAAAATACGGCATTAAAAGttgaagtcctgcattcaaaacccaCTTATTAAAAGTACAGatgtattatcagcaaaatatactttaaatatcaaaagtaaatGGACCGTCTGGCACAAGGATTGTGTCGAAACACTGATAGGAAAAGTGCCTTATTGGAATGAATGCGTCACGCGTAAAGGGGAACCACATGGACTCTGGT includes:
- the LOC141761869 gene encoding small integral membrane protein 30 — its product is MAPKIELTNAALATVWLLFLSLIPPVEAYDAGDALALLLCTILAVVGVCAFLGWYARRRNGQL